The following proteins are co-located in the Eleginops maclovinus isolate JMC-PN-2008 ecotype Puerto Natales chromosome 1, JC_Emac_rtc_rv5, whole genome shotgun sequence genome:
- the plekhn1 gene encoding probable pleckstrin homology domain-containing family N member 1 isoform X1, giving the protein MGSSMSCVPQNNLRFSSKSFIRRNSSRLFRKKNPQEGQEKSNSIINILCTVTPRKEMTYKDLQTIDNIKWDPPFPYDPASGWKKSSINVKNYGRMIHSSKVRFRFLHCQDVHDCYLDLFETHLHFVSNNTTGLTYQGTLPLKELTICNLQQNCNHSQPQEFAFQINGVSLNPIIVYCANQEEMDLWFGLLKQNIEANGGTAIAPENYTRVRLNQNEAKGREELRNSINREPIYEWEGSQRDSLGTIIYVTKVQLQHLPCQEQNDRLLVMYPSTLIILSEENDALFYKGKLELNMISVTTPCQDVKPNTFKIEGKMINPIVVSCLDRAEFCDWIQHFKSADVPVLSPPPPVYDIIYTPTHREVPQFDRWSGNSQGRSESLKFSQSGSGCGSYKLQLPIHEDNPLSPGYTEPLCYISSRPSSTETARLGSRNNSVSSHTRLERDLRPSSLRYSSPQRSSYLQPSESSVRSQVYSTPYSALNRASPQRLEKPPLVKSNSWSTPQTSLNVSLNTPQRHSDMCAPRQPLSPLYDEPCSPEIYSLHEARSVQQTWQESIQHHHHQQQGPQLLPSSFQLHTPPMGRRCRRSLILTNSQGQALDLEMDTPQSQAEQRAEAVSRLKLLPMPSQVQEQVHFPSSSARNTSQMPCDYSSDHHSYLEPKEPDDQETDYDNIWEYNYDTGMIQPASGISTHWAGLDFGAGGIGAMATQQRWS; this is encoded by the exons ATGGGGAGCAGCATGTCATGTGTCCCCCAAAACAACTTAAGATTCTCCAGCAAGAGTTTCATACGCAGAAACAG CAGTCGCCTGTTTCGCAAGAAAAATCCCCAAGAGGGACAGGAGAAGTCCAACAGCATCATTAACATCCTGTGCACTGTCACCCCCAGGAAG GAAATGACTTATAAAGATCTGCAGACGATAGACAACATAAAATGGGATCCTCCGTTCCCTTATGACCCAGCCAGTGGCTGGAAGAAGAGCAGCATCAATGTGAAGAATTACGGACGAATGATTCACAGCTCCAAAGTTCGTTTCCGTTTCCTTCACTGCCAG GATGTACATGACTGCTACCTGGATCTCTTTGAGACGCATCTCCATTTTGTCTCCAACAACACAACTGGACTGACATACcag GGAACTCTTCCATTGAAAGAACTCACCATCTGCAACCTGCAACAGAACTGCAACCACAGCCAACCCCAGGAATTCGCCTTTCAAATAAACG GTGTCAGCCTTAACCCCATCATCGTCTACTGTGCCAACCAAGAAGAAATGGACCTATGGTTTGGCCTgctcaaacaaaacattgaagCCAATGGGGGAACTGCAATTGCACCCGAAAACTACACCAGAGTTAGG CTGAACCAGAATGAGGCTAAAGGCAGAGAAGAGCTGAGGAACTCCATCAACAGAGAACCAATCTATGAGTGGGAGGGCTCCCAGCGGGACAGCTTGGGAACCATCATCTATGTCACCAAAGTGCAACTACAGCACCTGCCCTGCCAG GAACAGAATGACAGACTGCTGGTTATGTATCCATCGACACTGATCATCCTATCGGAGGAGAATGATGCGCTCTTCTATAAG GGGAAACTTGAACTGAACATGATTTCTGTGACCACACCCTGCCAAGACGTCAAGCCCAACACCTTTAAGATTGAAG GGAAAATGATCAACCCCATAGTGGTGTCGTGTCTGGATAGGGCCGAGTTCTGCGACTGGAtccaacatttcaaaagtgctgACGTGCCTGTTCTCAGCCCTCCACCACCTGTGTATGACATCATCTACACCCCGACGCACAGAGAG GTTCCACAGTTTGACAGGTGGAGTGGAAACAGCCAAGGACGCTCCGAGTCTCTTAAGTTTAGCCAGTCTGGTAGTGGATGTGGGTCCTACAAACTTCAGTTACCCATTCATGAAGACAACCCTCTCTCCCCAGGATACACCGAACCCCTCTGT TACATCTCAAGTCGTCCCTCCTCGACTGAGACTGCTCGACTGggcagcaggaacaacagtgTGTCTTCCCACACCAGGCTTGAGCGCGACCTACGACCTTCGTCACTGCGCTACTCCTCCCCGCAGCGCAGCTCATACCTCCAGCCATCGGAGAGCTCAGTGCGGTCTCAGGTCTACAGCACACCCTACTCTGCTCTGAATCGTGCCAGCCCACAGCGGCTGGAGAAACCTCCACTTGTAAAG TCCAACAGCTGGAGCACCCCTCAGACATCCTTGAACGTCTCACTGAACACCCCCCAGCGCCACTCTGACATGTGCGCCCCCCGACAGCCCTTGTCGCCCCTGTACGATGAGCCCTGCAGCCCTGAAATTTACTCCCTGCATGAGGCCAGATCAGTG CAGCAGACCTGGCAAGAGTCAATTCAGCACCACCACCATCAGCAGCAGGGCCCTCAGCTGCTACCTTCCTCCTTCCAGCTTCACACCCCTCCTATGGGCAGGCGCTGCAGGAGAAGCCTGATCCTGACCAACTCCCAGGGACAGGCTCTGGACCTGGAGATGGACACTCCTCAAAGTCAAGCCGAGCAGAGAGCAGAGGCTGTTTCGAGGCTAAAGCTGCTGCCTATGCCCAGCCAAGTTCAAGAGCAG GTTCACTTCCCGTCAAGCTCTGCAAGAAACACCTCCCAGATGCCTTGTGATTACTCATCAG ATCATCACTCGTACCTTGAACCCAAAGAACCAGATGACCAGGAAACTGACTATGACAACATTTGGGAGTACAACTATGATACTGGTATGATTCAGCCAGCGTCTGGAATTTCGACACACTGGGCAGGATTAGACTTTGGGGCCGGAGGTATTGGTGCCATGGCAACCCAGCAGAGATggtcataa
- the plekhn1 gene encoding pleckstrin homology domain-containing family N member 1 isoform X2: protein MGSSMSCVPQNNLRFSSKSFIRRNSSRLFRKKNPQEGQEKSNSIINILCTVTPRKEMTYKDLQTIDNIKWDPPFPYDPASGWKKSSINVKNYGRMIHSSKVRFRFLHCQDVHDCYLDLFETHLHFVSNNTTGLTYQGTLPLKELTICNLQQNCNHSQPQEFAFQINGVSLNPIIVYCANQEEMDLWFGLLKQNIEANGGTAIAPENYTRVRLNQNEAKGREELRNSINREPIYEWEGSQRDSLGTIIYVTKVQLQHLPCQEQNDRLLVMYPSTLIILSEENDALFYKGKLELNMISVTTPCQDVKPNTFKIEGKMINPIVVSCLDRAEFCDWIQHFKSADVPVLSPPPPVYDIIYTPTHREVPQFDRWSGNSQGRSESLKFSQSGSGCGSYKLQLPIHEDNPLSPGYTEPLCYISSRPSSTETARLGSRNNSVSSHTRLERDLRPSSLRYSSPQRSSYLQPSESSVRSQVYSTPYSALNRASPQRLEKPPLVKSNSWSTPQTSLNVSLNTPQRHSDMCAPRQPLSPLYDEPCSPEIYSLHEARSVQTWQESIQHHHHQQQGPQLLPSSFQLHTPPMGRRCRRSLILTNSQGQALDLEMDTPQSQAEQRAEAVSRLKLLPMPSQVQEQVHFPSSSARNTSQMPCDYSSDHHSYLEPKEPDDQETDYDNIWEYNYDTGMIQPASGISTHWAGLDFGAGGIGAMATQQRWS, encoded by the exons ATGGGGAGCAGCATGTCATGTGTCCCCCAAAACAACTTAAGATTCTCCAGCAAGAGTTTCATACGCAGAAACAG CAGTCGCCTGTTTCGCAAGAAAAATCCCCAAGAGGGACAGGAGAAGTCCAACAGCATCATTAACATCCTGTGCACTGTCACCCCCAGGAAG GAAATGACTTATAAAGATCTGCAGACGATAGACAACATAAAATGGGATCCTCCGTTCCCTTATGACCCAGCCAGTGGCTGGAAGAAGAGCAGCATCAATGTGAAGAATTACGGACGAATGATTCACAGCTCCAAAGTTCGTTTCCGTTTCCTTCACTGCCAG GATGTACATGACTGCTACCTGGATCTCTTTGAGACGCATCTCCATTTTGTCTCCAACAACACAACTGGACTGACATACcag GGAACTCTTCCATTGAAAGAACTCACCATCTGCAACCTGCAACAGAACTGCAACCACAGCCAACCCCAGGAATTCGCCTTTCAAATAAACG GTGTCAGCCTTAACCCCATCATCGTCTACTGTGCCAACCAAGAAGAAATGGACCTATGGTTTGGCCTgctcaaacaaaacattgaagCCAATGGGGGAACTGCAATTGCACCCGAAAACTACACCAGAGTTAGG CTGAACCAGAATGAGGCTAAAGGCAGAGAAGAGCTGAGGAACTCCATCAACAGAGAACCAATCTATGAGTGGGAGGGCTCCCAGCGGGACAGCTTGGGAACCATCATCTATGTCACCAAAGTGCAACTACAGCACCTGCCCTGCCAG GAACAGAATGACAGACTGCTGGTTATGTATCCATCGACACTGATCATCCTATCGGAGGAGAATGATGCGCTCTTCTATAAG GGGAAACTTGAACTGAACATGATTTCTGTGACCACACCCTGCCAAGACGTCAAGCCCAACACCTTTAAGATTGAAG GGAAAATGATCAACCCCATAGTGGTGTCGTGTCTGGATAGGGCCGAGTTCTGCGACTGGAtccaacatttcaaaagtgctgACGTGCCTGTTCTCAGCCCTCCACCACCTGTGTATGACATCATCTACACCCCGACGCACAGAGAG GTTCCACAGTTTGACAGGTGGAGTGGAAACAGCCAAGGACGCTCCGAGTCTCTTAAGTTTAGCCAGTCTGGTAGTGGATGTGGGTCCTACAAACTTCAGTTACCCATTCATGAAGACAACCCTCTCTCCCCAGGATACACCGAACCCCTCTGT TACATCTCAAGTCGTCCCTCCTCGACTGAGACTGCTCGACTGggcagcaggaacaacagtgTGTCTTCCCACACCAGGCTTGAGCGCGACCTACGACCTTCGTCACTGCGCTACTCCTCCCCGCAGCGCAGCTCATACCTCCAGCCATCGGAGAGCTCAGTGCGGTCTCAGGTCTACAGCACACCCTACTCTGCTCTGAATCGTGCCAGCCCACAGCGGCTGGAGAAACCTCCACTTGTAAAG TCCAACAGCTGGAGCACCCCTCAGACATCCTTGAACGTCTCACTGAACACCCCCCAGCGCCACTCTGACATGTGCGCCCCCCGACAGCCCTTGTCGCCCCTGTACGATGAGCCCTGCAGCCCTGAAATTTACTCCCTGCATGAGGCCAGATCAGTG CAGACCTGGCAAGAGTCAATTCAGCACCACCACCATCAGCAGCAGGGCCCTCAGCTGCTACCTTCCTCCTTCCAGCTTCACACCCCTCCTATGGGCAGGCGCTGCAGGAGAAGCCTGATCCTGACCAACTCCCAGGGACAGGCTCTGGACCTGGAGATGGACACTCCTCAAAGTCAAGCCGAGCAGAGAGCAGAGGCTGTTTCGAGGCTAAAGCTGCTGCCTATGCCCAGCCAAGTTCAAGAGCAG GTTCACTTCCCGTCAAGCTCTGCAAGAAACACCTCCCAGATGCCTTGTGATTACTCATCAG ATCATCACTCGTACCTTGAACCCAAAGAACCAGATGACCAGGAAACTGACTATGACAACATTTGGGAGTACAACTATGATACTGGTATGATTCAGCCAGCGTCTGGAATTTCGACACACTGGGCAGGATTAGACTTTGGGGCCGGAGGTATTGGTGCCATGGCAACCCAGCAGAGATggtcataa